One Rissa tridactyla isolate bRisTri1 chromosome 1, bRisTri1.patW.cur.20221130, whole genome shotgun sequence DNA segment encodes these proteins:
- the CCDC77 gene encoding coiled-coil domain-containing protein 77 isoform X2 — translation MSATDRPAGTSPRSRRYASSQSPCQEDLTPLPSINERLAFLRPSRELLEYYRRKIADFDEEHEDLVKRLERYKETYDEQHKLQQEVCQREEEIAELQKALSDMQVYLFQEREHVLRLYSENDRLKIRELEDRKKIQHLLALVGTDKGEVTYFHKEPPHKVTVLQRPVKSRDPHERNDTSATGTKRSTSKPAAKGEKPESPERYRRDNQTLLLQVEALQAQIEEQTRLSKEQVEALLEDRRIHMEEAQVQHQRDQDKIKTITDKLHKTQNLLYESTRDFLQLKFDARANEKAWMAEKDSLLRKLDKDLDQLIISKEPGREKKQRDTKKILRADDGAHKLHSREIKERSEKMGKRLKLMTQRYEALEKRRNMEVEGFRNDIKQLRQKLKDVENQLFKVTLNIGPDQDLAILHEVRQGNRLTRKIQGELKNLKAKIYGLENELRVC, via the exons ATGAGCGCGACGGACCGCCCTGCGGGGACCTCCCCTCGCTCCAGAAG ATATGCTAGTTCTCAGTCTCCATGTCAGGAGGACCTTACTCCACTCCCTTCAATCAATGAGCGTTTGGCCTTTCTCCGCCCTTCCCGGGAGCTGCTAGAATACTACCGCAGGAAGATTGCTGACTTCGATGAGGAACATGAGGATTTGGTAAAAAGGCTGGAGAGATACAAAGAAACGTACGATGAGCAG CACAAATTGCAGCAGGAAGTGTGTCAGCGGGAAGAGGAGATTGCAGAGTTGCAAAAGGCTTTGAGCGACATGCAAGTCTACCTCTTCCAGGAGAGGGAACATGTCCTTCGTCTTTACTCAGAGAATGACCGGCTGAAAATCAG GGAATTGGaggatagaaaaaaaattcaacatcTCCTGGCTTTAGTGGGAACAGACAAAGGAGAGGTTACATATTTTCACAAGGAGCCTCCACATAAG GTTACTGTTCTGCAAAGGCCAGTTAAATCCAGAGATCCACATGAACGAAATGATACTTCTGCAACAG GCACCAAGAGGAGCActtcaaaaccagcagcaaaaggAGAGAAACCAGAAAGTCCTGAGAGATATCGGAGAGACAATCAAACACTCCTGCTTCAG GTGGAGGCCCTGCAAGCTCAGATAGAAGAACAGACACGATTATCCAAGGAACAGGTTGAGGCACTACTAGAGGACAGGCGGATTCACATGGAGGAAGCCCAGGTCCAGCATCAGAGGGACCAGGACAAGATCAAAACTATAACAGATAA ACTCCATAAGACTCAGAATCTCTTATATGAGAGTACCCGTGACTTTCTCCAGCTCAAGTTTGATGCCCGAGCTAATGAGAAAGCATGGATGGCAGAGAAGGACAGTCTGTTGAGGAAACTTGACAAAGATCTGGATCAGCTTATTATCAGCAAGGAGCCAGGGAGAGAGAAGAAGCAGAGAGACACCAAGAAGATACTTCGCGCAGATGATGGGGCTCATAAACTCCACAGCAGAGAAATAAAG GAACGCTCAGAAAAGATGGGGAAGCGCCTGAAGCTGATGACTCAGCGATATGAGGCCTTGGAAAAACGTCGTAATATGGAAGTGGAAGGCTTCAGGAATGACATTAAACAGCTTCGGCAGAAGCTGAAAGATGTAGAGAACCAGCTTTTTAAG gtGACTTTGAATATCGGACCAGACCAGGATCTTGCAATTCTACATGAGGTCCGCCAAGGAAACAGACTAACCCGTAAAATTCAAGGAGAACTAAAAAACTTAAAAGCTAAAATCTATGGCTTAGAGAATGAACTACGGGTCTGCTGA
- the CCDC77 gene encoding coiled-coil domain-containing protein 77 isoform X1: MSATDRPAGTSPRSRRYASSQSPCQEDLTPLPSINERLAFLRPSRELLEYYRRKIADFDEEHEDLVKRLERYKETYDEQHKLQQEVCQREEEIAELQKALSDMQVYLFQEREHVLRLYSENDRLKIRELEDRKKIQHLLALVGTDKGEVTYFHKEPPHKVTVLQRPVKSRDPHERNDTSATGTKRSTSKPAAKGEKPESPERYRRDNQTLLLQVEALQAQIEEQTRLSKEQVEALLEDRRIHMEEAQVQHQRDQDKIKTITDKLHKTQNLLYESTRDFLQLKFDARANEKAWMAEKDSLLRKLDKDLDQLIISKEPGREKKQRDTKKILRADDGAHKLHSREIKSLQEQLMQEQRLSNMYREQCVTLENELARIREEGDVGRELFKERSEKMGKRLKLMTQRYEALEKRRNMEVEGFRNDIKQLRQKLKDVENQLFKVTLNIGPDQDLAILHEVRQGNRLTRKIQGELKNLKAKIYGLENELRVC; the protein is encoded by the exons ATGAGCGCGACGGACCGCCCTGCGGGGACCTCCCCTCGCTCCAGAAG ATATGCTAGTTCTCAGTCTCCATGTCAGGAGGACCTTACTCCACTCCCTTCAATCAATGAGCGTTTGGCCTTTCTCCGCCCTTCCCGGGAGCTGCTAGAATACTACCGCAGGAAGATTGCTGACTTCGATGAGGAACATGAGGATTTGGTAAAAAGGCTGGAGAGATACAAAGAAACGTACGATGAGCAG CACAAATTGCAGCAGGAAGTGTGTCAGCGGGAAGAGGAGATTGCAGAGTTGCAAAAGGCTTTGAGCGACATGCAAGTCTACCTCTTCCAGGAGAGGGAACATGTCCTTCGTCTTTACTCAGAGAATGACCGGCTGAAAATCAG GGAATTGGaggatagaaaaaaaattcaacatcTCCTGGCTTTAGTGGGAACAGACAAAGGAGAGGTTACATATTTTCACAAGGAGCCTCCACATAAG GTTACTGTTCTGCAAAGGCCAGTTAAATCCAGAGATCCACATGAACGAAATGATACTTCTGCAACAG GCACCAAGAGGAGCActtcaaaaccagcagcaaaaggAGAGAAACCAGAAAGTCCTGAGAGATATCGGAGAGACAATCAAACACTCCTGCTTCAG GTGGAGGCCCTGCAAGCTCAGATAGAAGAACAGACACGATTATCCAAGGAACAGGTTGAGGCACTACTAGAGGACAGGCGGATTCACATGGAGGAAGCCCAGGTCCAGCATCAGAGGGACCAGGACAAGATCAAAACTATAACAGATAA ACTCCATAAGACTCAGAATCTCTTATATGAGAGTACCCGTGACTTTCTCCAGCTCAAGTTTGATGCCCGAGCTAATGAGAAAGCATGGATGGCAGAGAAGGACAGTCTGTTGAGGAAACTTGACAAAGATCTGGATCAGCTTATTATCAGCAAGGAGCCAGGGAGAGAGAAGAAGCAGAGAGACACCAAGAAGATACTTCGCGCAGATGATGGGGCTCATAAACTCCACAGCAGAGAAATAAAG TCACTGCAAGAACAGCTAATGCAGGAACAACGCCTATCAAACATGTATAGAGAGCAGTGTGTCACCCTGGAAAATGAGCTGGCTAGAATTCGTGAGGAGGGAGATGTTGGCAGAGAGCTCTTTAAG GAACGCTCAGAAAAGATGGGGAAGCGCCTGAAGCTGATGACTCAGCGATATGAGGCCTTGGAAAAACGTCGTAATATGGAAGTGGAAGGCTTCAGGAATGACATTAAACAGCTTCGGCAGAAGCTGAAAGATGTAGAGAACCAGCTTTTTAAG gtGACTTTGAATATCGGACCAGACCAGGATCTTGCAATTCTACATGAGGTCCGCCAAGGAAACAGACTAACCCGTAAAATTCAAGGAGAACTAAAAAACTTAAAAGCTAAAATCTATGGCTTAGAGAATGAACTACGGGTCTGCTGA